In Salvelinus fontinalis isolate EN_2023a chromosome 25, ASM2944872v1, whole genome shotgun sequence, one genomic interval encodes:
- the LOC129823123 gene encoding transcription factor 24-like — translation MVGRQTIRMDSGNGPVTVMDESPTSSPSSSPDMLTTDSRRPEALQLSRVVHAGGLCGRGRPAATNAARERSRVQTLRSAFLELQRTLPSVPPDTKLSKLDVLILATTYIAHLTQTLQEEGMDEGDSTRQTEALRSLKGDGYLHPVKKWPMRSRLYVGASGQFLNSSKQTENRGASSSTSQT, via the exons ATGGTTGGAAGACAGACGATCCGCATGGATAGTGGAAATGGCCCTGTGACAGTTATGGATGAGAGTCCCACATccagccccagctccagtcctgacATGCTGACCACCGACAGTCGGCGTCCGGAGGCCCTGCAGCTCTCCAGGGTGGTCCATGCCGGTGGGCTCTGTGGCAGAGGACGGCCGGCAGCAACCAACGCAGCGCGGGAGAGGAGTCGAGTGCAGACCCTGAGAAGCGCGTTCCTGGAGCTACAGAGGACTCTGCCGTCGGTGCCACCGGACACCAAACTGTCCAAGCTCGACGTGTTGATTTTGGCCACCACGTACATTGCCCATCTGACTCAGACCTTGCaagaggaagggatggatgagGGAGATAGCACTAGACAAACAGAGGCCTTACGCTCGCTGAAAGGTGATGGTTACCTGCACCCTGTGAAA AAGTGGCCGATGCGATCCAGGTTATACGTCGGAGCCAGCGGTCAGTTTCTGAACAGTTCAAAACAGACAGAAAATCGAGGTGCATCATCGTCAACCTCACAGACATAA